Proteins encoded by one window of Arachis ipaensis cultivar K30076 chromosome B04, Araip1.1, whole genome shotgun sequence:
- the LOC107636391 gene encoding probable sulfate transporter 3.3 yields MEPSSSSSINNNNNNCMEEVRMDVQYPPVVAPPHKSSLQKFKVKLKETLFPDDPMRQFKGQPFGTKIVLAAQYVFPILQWLPQYSLKLFKSDIISGITIASLSIPQGISYAKLAGLPPSFGLYSSFVPPLVYAVLGSSKDLAIGPAAITSLVLRSMLTQGVSATSQPQLFLQLAFTSTLFAGVFQAALGILRLGFIIDFLSKAILVGFMAGVAVIVSLQQLKSLLGITHFTKKMTIVDVLSSVFSNIHEWSWQTIVMGAGFLILLLLARQFSLKKPKYFWVSAGAPLLSVITSTAILFAIRGKHPAILVIGKLPEGVNPPSVKMLYFEATHLGLAIKTGIIVGILSLTESIAVGRTFAAIRKYKVDGNKEMIAIGLMNVIGSTTSCFASTGSFSRTAVNHNAGAKTAMSNIVMSVAVLVTLLFLMPLLHYTPHVVLGAIIVTAVIGFVDIPAAYRIWKIDKFDFVVMLTAFFGVIFISVEYGLALAVGLSILRILLQITRPKTVMLGNIPGTRLYRDLHHYNQATRIPGFLILSIEAPINFANITYLQQRTLRWIEEEEESMKDNSVFRFVILEMSAVSNIDTSGVSLFQELKSALETKHIKLALVNPLAEVIEKLTKADESDSFIREDYLFLSVGEAVGKLSSIMENSPSVTMQQEQPPYMSPPTELPVESPEYSNNV; encoded by the exons ATGGAGCCTAGCAGCAGTAGtagtattaataataataataataattgcatGGAAGAAGTGAGAATGGACGTGCAGTACCCGCCAGTTGTGGCACCACCTCATAAGAGCAGCCTACAGAAGTTCAAGGTCAAATTGAAGGAAACTTTGTTCCCTGATGATCCAATGAGACAATTCAAGGGTCAACCATTTGGTACAAAAATAGTCCTTGCTGCTCAGTATGTGTTCCCTATTCTTCAATGGCTCCCTCAATATAGCCTCAAACTCTTTAAATCTGACATTATTTCTGGTATCACCATTGCTAGCCTTTCAATCCCTCAg gGGATTAGTTATGCTAAGCTTGCAGGTTTACCTCCAAGTTTTGGACTTT ATTCTAGTTTTGTTCCCCCACTTGTGTATGCTGTTCTTGGAAGCTCAAAGGACCTTGCAATTGGTCCAGCAGCTATTACTTCTCTTGTGTTAAGATCCATGCTTACGCAAGGAGTGTCTGCCACATCACAACCTCAACTCTTTCTTCAGCTTGCTTTTACTTCCACTCTTTTTGCTGGTGTCTTTCAGGCAGCTCTTGGTATTCTAAG GCTTGGATTTATCATTGACTTTCTATCAAAGGCCATACTTGTCGGATTCATGGCTGGAGTTGCTGTAATTGTATCTCTGCAGCAGCTTAAAAGTCTTCTTGGAATCACACATTTCACCAAAAAGATGACCATCGTTGATGTATTGAGTTCTGTTTTTAGCAATATTCACGAG TGGTCTTGGCAAACAATAGTAATGGGCGCTGGGTTCTTGATTCTACTACTACTAGCTAGGCAATTT AGCTTAAAGAAGCCAAAATATTTCTGGGTCTCAGCTGGAGCTCCTCTTCTGTCAGTAATAACGTCAACTGCCATACTTTTTGCAATTAGGGGTAAACATCCTGCCATTCTTGTT ATTGGAAAGCTTCCAGAAGGAGTAAATCCTCCTTCAGTAAAGATGTTGTATTTCGAAGCAACTCATTTAGGACTGGCCATTAAAACTGGGATCATTGTTGGTATTTTATCCCTCACT GAATCTATTGCAGTTGGAAGGACATTTGCAGCTATAAGAAAATACAAAGTGGATGGTAATAAGGAAATGATAGCTATTGGGTTGATGAATGTAATAGGATCCACCACATCATGTTTTGCTTCAACAG GATCATTCTCTAGGACGGCTGTGAACCACAACGCAGGGGCAAAAACAGCGATGTCGAACATAGTTATGTCGGTGGCAGTGTTGGTGACACTCTTGTTTCTGATGCCATTATTGCACTACACACCGCATGTGGTGTTGGGTGCAATCATAGTAACAGCAGTCATTGGCTTTGTTGATATACCTGCTGCTTACCGTATTTGGAAGATTGACAAATTCGATTTCGTTGTCATGTTGACTGCATTCTTCGGTGTCATTTTTATCTCAGTTGAGTATGGCCTAGCTCTTGCT GTTGGTTTATCAATCTTAAGGATCCTATTGCAAATTACAAGACCAAAAACAGTAATGTTGGGGAACATACCAGGGACAAGATTGTATCGAGATCTTCACCATTATAATCAAGCTACAAGAATTCCTGGTTTTCTCATTTTAAGCATAGAAGCTCCCATCAATTTTGCCAACATCACCTATCTCCAACAAAG GACTTTGCGatggattgaagaagaagaagaaagcatgaaggATAACTCAGTTTTTCGGTTTGTGATATTGGAGATGTCAG CTGTGAGCAACATAGATACAAGCGGAGTCTCACTTTTTCAAGAGCTGAAATCAGCATTGGAAACCAAGCATATTAAG CTAGCATTGGTGAATCCTCTTGCTGAAGTGATAGAAAAGCTGACAAAGGCAGATGAATCTGACAGCTTCATTAGAGAAGACTACCTCTTCTTGTCTGTTGGAGAGGCTGTTGGAAAACTTTCATCAATAATGGAGAActccccttcagtcaccatgcaACAAGAGCAGCCACCTTACAT GTCCCCTCCAACAGAACTCCCAGTAGAGTCGCCTGAATACTCTAACAACGTTTAA